Within Paramormyrops kingsleyae isolate MSU_618 chromosome 24, PKINGS_0.4, whole genome shotgun sequence, the genomic segment ccatcttgttctctctctctaccCATAATCCACTTAATTTCATTGATTCACTTTCCCTTTAATAGTCCTGTAGCTGAGCTGCTTCCAGTAATTGCCCGTCATTATAAACATACATGCAAATAGCAAATCAGCATTCAGTTCGAACACACGCAGGCAGAATTAACCTCCCAAATCCGTTCTTTATAGAGTACCTGACAACTCAACCAAGGGCATGCCTcaccctgggtgggggggtgggggaggggtgccgTTGCCCCTGTGTTATCCTGCATTTCACTGATTGCCGTGGTTTGGGTTACACCGGAGAAGGAAAGTCTTCCATCCTCTGGAAACCGCCCACTGGGGAGTAGTCTGCTTTTCACAACTTCATTTTTCCCTTCCTGTTATCTTTCACAGTTTAGAACATTGGCTGCATGCAAAAGTTTTTCATTTGCATAAAATGTAGCTAAATCACACTGGATTAACACcttccctttctctctccctctctttctcttcctTGTTATcctgtctttttttcccctggtCCCTCTTCCTCCTACATAatgactaaccctaaccctacctaTGCCCTCCATGCCCGCATTTATCCATCTTCTTACAAACCCtgctcaccctaaccctaaccctaaccctacttCCTATCCCCTTCCTCGACTTCTCTTGTTTTGCTCCTCCCCATAACTAACCCCACCCAAACCCCGCCCACTCATGTAACCCCACCCCAAACCCCGCCCACTCATGTAACTCCACCCAAACCCCGCCCCTCCCCTACAGCAGCGCCCCCTGAAGCAGTCCCTGAGCGGCTCCTTGTGTCGAGAGTCCCACTGGAAGTGCCTGCTGCTCACTCTGCTCATGTACGGCTGCTTCGGCACGCTGGGCTGGTGCTCCTTCTACCGCGTCACCGTCATGGCAGACGACCACGGCTCCGCCTTCTACTACGGCAGCCGCGCCCGCCTCTACCATGACAGCCCCTGCTCCAACGGCTATGTCTATATCCCGCTGGCCTTCCTGGTGATGCTCTACGCCGTCTACCTGGTGGAGTGTTGGTACTGTTACTCCAAGACAGCCACCCTGGCCAAGGTGGAGATCAGCGACGTCTACGAGCGCGTGCAGCGCCTACAGCGGGCCACGCCCTGCATCTGGTGGAAGGCCATTAGCTACCACTACGTACGGCGCACACGGCAGGTGACACGCTACCGCAACGGCGACGCCTACACCACCACGCAGGTCTACCACGAGCGCGTCAACACACATGCCGCCAGCTCCGAGTTCGACTACATCCGGCACGGCGTCAAGGACGTCTCCAAGGAGCTGCTGGGCCTGCTGGACCACCCGGCGACTCGGCTCCGCTTCACCAAGTGCTTCAGTTTTGCTAGTGCCCGCGCCGAGACCGCCTACCTCACCCAGCGTGCCCGCTTCTTTGGAGACAACGAGGGCCTGGACGACTACATGGAGGCCCGCGAGGGCATGCATCTGAAGAACGTGGACTTCCGCGAGCACATGCTGGCCTTTCCCGACCCATCTCGCCAGCCCTGGTACTCGCGGCGCCACGTCTTCTGGTTGGCGTCCATCTTCCTGCTCTCCTGGCCCCTGCGTGTGGTCTCTGAGTACCGGACAGCCTATGTGCACTACCATGTGGAAAAGCTGTTCGGGGAGGGTGAGGATGCCAACGACAACACACCCGAGGATGGGGGCTTCCGGCCCGGTGGGGAGAGCGGGGGACCTAACTACCGCATGATCTCACGGGTCAACACCGTAGACATGACCGAGCTAGAGTGGCACATCCGCTGCAACCAGCAGATGGTGCCCAGCTACTCCGAGGCCTTACTCATGGACCCGGACCCCAACGCGAACCCTGCTTTACCCACTAGGGGGAGCTCCCTGGCCAGGTTGGGGCCCCACAGTGGTGGCTACTTCCTCCAGAACTGCCCCCGCTGCAGGAGATCCCCCAGTAGCACTTCGCTGCCCTCGAGGGTGAGGGGTAGTGTCTCCATTGCGACGGCAGGGCGACCAGGGGGCCGCGGGGCCACGAGGCTGGCACCAAGCCGCAGCGGCTTCTCCCTGGGCCGCCTGCAGACGTCGCGCCACGCCTGCCTGTTCCACTCCAGGAGCTTGGGAGGCCTAGGAGCCAGGGGGGAggacgggggcggggggttcCTGGGATTCGGGGCCCGACGGGATGAGGAAAGCCAGGGTGTGCTGGGGAGAGGGGGGTACggtgatgaggaggaggaggaggaagagagggcGTCCGAGCAGGATGTGGAGAGGGAGACGGACACTAATCGGCAAGGAGACAGACCCCCCGACTACCGCGATGCTCTGTTCTTCCCCTTGCTGATCGTCCACGGGGAGGAGAGTTGCCATGGCGAGGGAGCGCTGTGATGGAGCAGCCGCTGACAAGAACGGGCGTCCGTACCCGGAGAGAGGGACAGGGGAGGGCGAGGGCGGGTCAGGGAGACAGACACGGAGAGGAGAAACATATCGAGCctgagaggagagagacaggcgGAGGAACGGGACGCGAATGTCaggggaggagggaggaggagcTTTCAGAGCTCGGGGGACAAGTAATAACCGTGACAGGCTGTCTTCCGAAGATGGACGAACAGGAGGGGCTTTGCACTAAAGGGAATCACGCGGGTGAGCTAATGGTGAATGCAGAGTGGCTCGGTAAAGCTGCCTGTGAATGTAAACCTCACACCAGAGCAGAAGATGACAGGTCTGACACCAGCTAGTTCTGCAGGTGGAGACTGTCGTCTGGTGACGCTTGAGGTGTAAACGTGAGGATCGCTAATGCAGGACTGCTTCGGCCTACCGTCCGCTGGCATTCGGGCACTTCCCCGgtggtgacctttgacctttcgCGTTTAATCTACGCCAAAATGAATGGATTCCACCCCATTCATCTCTGGACAACATCGCCTTAAATCGGCGTCATCTTCAGAACGATCCTGGCCCTTTACGTCACGCTAGACGACTTTTTCGGTTCTGGGGGGAACAAAAGCAGAAAAGTCGTACGATTTGTCGCCAGTGGTGACTATGGTTCGCCCAGAAACTGCTCTCTTTGTGGGGTCGGGAGTGAGCAGAATGAGCTCGGCCCCGAACACATGCACTGTCCAAGACTGACACGTTCACGCAGACAGATTGTACACACATTACTCTGTTTCGAAACGAGGCAACAAGGACTTTAGTGTCTCCTGGATACAGCACAAAGCGTCTGTGGAATAGCACCCATAAAATGAAACGTACAGACTCTGTGCGGAGCAAGTGTAGTATGTGCCTGCAGTGAACTGCTTGGGGAcaggcaccccctcccccaatcacCACCCCCGGGATCATCACCAGGTGCACAGGGGACGGCTTTTAGGGTTATGGGTTCTCGTTCTCAtgctatgatttttttttttccccctgcatTTAAATTGAAATGGTAAACAAGACTGAGCACAGGTAAACGAAACAGACTCTCAGAGGGATAGGAGGATCTGGAATGgcgaaggagggagagagacgtggggagggagggggggggatgaaaCATTCTACCCGCTGCCTTGCATAAGCTTGTCACTGCTTTCTTCCGATCTTTTTTAAAAGCGTTCTTTTGTACGTTCCTTTGCTATGCCGTTCAGCTATAAATGTTGTCCGCTCGCCAGGGCTGTAGAATGTTGTGATACTCATGAATGTGGTGAAGCACATGgcttcgaacctgcaaccccaCGCACACAACCGCCACCCCCTGTGCCGCACAGTCACCAGTCGCTCGGCCTGCTGGGAAGGCAAGTCCCTCCGGAGCGCCGTGGGGTTCCTTCATACATCAGGTGGTTTTTAGGTCTGGCCCTCGTCCTGAATGCACACGTGATTTTTATACCAGCCAGATGTAGAGATCACTGCTggtggtggggcggggggggcatacacccagagcgccccctggtggaacACACAGGAATGTCTCGCAGTGGGAGGGGCAGTCCTGTAAGCCCCTCCCTCCAGGAACATCATTCACCATCTCCCAGATCTGTGTTCAGTTAAGACCTTAACACGCTAAGGCATGTTTGTGAATTcgcgcacacacacgtatgGTTAAGAAGCACGAGATGGAGGCTTCCTGTCTCCCTAAGCATGGAGATTAGCCTACAAAACGTATGCAAGCACATGCAAATGCAGcaaaacagacacaaacaaaGCACAAATAAGCACGCAGGAGGAGTGAGAgtgggggcagtgcctctgtgAGCTGCACCAGAAGCTGCGTTCAGAACCTTAGGCGTCGCTGAAGGCCCTCGTACCATGATCACATCACTGCTTCTCTGAACACCGGTAGAGGCCATTAGACCACTTAACATAACACAGATGTTGTCATCTGCCTCCACACATTCTGGAACCTTCCGTGGCCTCTTTTCGGGTTCAGAGTCACCGCGCGTAAAAGTCTCCTCCTCCGAATGCCCATCGGTCCTGTCGGGTCGGCCGACATGGGGTGCGGAGCGGTCGACTGCGAGCGGGCCTTGTGACCCGTGTCACGACCCAGTGTCCTGATCATTCCCAGGATGGGTCCGGTGTGTTTATTGGAAGGGTGTCTTATGGAACGTCCGAAAGTCACTGTAGATCTGGAACAAGAcaaaggaaggggggggggggcagtgtttgtgtgtgtgtgtgtggggggggggtagctttATAGCTCAGGATCAATACTGTTACAGAGACAGTCACTGGATGTTTTTGCGAGGGAGGGCGAGTTTATTTTTGGGAATGTACTTACAGCTGGACTATAAATTCTCTTTTTCTGGTTGAGTATGAGGTTGGCCCAgtagctcggggggggggggggtagagctgttgcctcacgcctccagAGTTCAGGGTTTGAGTCCCATCTCTGTGTATAAGGGGTTTGAATGTTTCATCCATGTTGTTTGTGTTTCATcatgcagtccaaagacacaccCCTAAGTTGTCTGCAGCGTTTATATGTGCCCTGTCTAGGACAGCGTTTCTGAACCCAGTCCGTGGGAATCGCCAGCAGTCCACATCTTATCTGCCTCCTAACTCTCAACCAATCAAGAACTAAAAATACCTGGTAAAGGTGCATCGGGgcttgggagggagcaaaaacgtggaccggctgtgggtcggTCCACAAGCAcggctgagaaacactggcacAGGCTATTCCTCAGCCAGGTTCCTTGCAttgcctgggacagactccccTGTCACCCTGAGAATGATAAGCGTTTCCCAGATGGTGGAATTGGGTCTCTGTACATCTCATGGAATGGAAGTTTCTGTAACTATATTAAATTCATAAAACACTACGTTATATGAGAGAGATATTATGTCATTAATTCTCTGCACAGTCACTGACAAAGACAAGATGAGTAACTGTAACAGGTCAGCGATGTTAAAATACCTTTGGCAGTTCTATAAAGCTCTATGGCTCCCCCAGATGGCAATTATGTGAAGCACAGTATATGAATTTGGGATACATCACTCCACCTTCTAGCTGCTGATTTTGGTCTGGgttgtgtgttgggggggcaTTGCAGGGGGCACAAAGCCAGAGtacctggatggggtgccaggtgtg encodes:
- the tmem151a gene encoding transmembrane protein 151A isoform X1, which produces MQGVTVTGEAPILNGGGREEQRPLKQSLSGSLCRESHWKCLLLTLLMYGCFGTLGWCSFYRVTVMADDHGSAFYYGSRARLYHDSPCSNGYVYIPLAFLVMLYAVYLVECWYCYSKTATLAKVEISDVYERVQRLQRATPCIWWKAISYHYVRRTRQVTRYRNGDAYTTTQVYHERVNTHAASSEFDYIRHGVKDVSKELLGLLDHPATRLRFTKCFSFASARAETAYLTQRARFFGDNEGLDDYMEAREGMHLKNVDFREHMLAFPDPSRQPWYSRRHVFWLASIFLLSWPLRVVSEYRTAYVHYHVEKLFGEGEDANDNTPEDGGFRPGGESGGPNYRMISRVNTVDMTELEWHIRCNQQMVPSYSEALLMDPDPNANPALPTRGSSLARLGPHSGGYFLQNCPRCRRSPSSTSLPSRVRGSVSIATAGRPGGRGATRLAPSRSGFSLGRLQTSRHACLFHSRSLGGLGARGEDGGGGFLGFGARRDEESQGVLGRGGYGDEEEEEEERASEQDVERETDTNRQGDRPPDYRDALFFPLLIVHGEESCHGEGAL
- the tmem151a gene encoding transmembrane protein 151A isoform X2; amino-acid sequence: MQGVTVTGEAPILNGGGREERPLKQSLSGSLCRESHWKCLLLTLLMYGCFGTLGWCSFYRVTVMADDHGSAFYYGSRARLYHDSPCSNGYVYIPLAFLVMLYAVYLVECWYCYSKTATLAKVEISDVYERVQRLQRATPCIWWKAISYHYVRRTRQVTRYRNGDAYTTTQVYHERVNTHAASSEFDYIRHGVKDVSKELLGLLDHPATRLRFTKCFSFASARAETAYLTQRARFFGDNEGLDDYMEAREGMHLKNVDFREHMLAFPDPSRQPWYSRRHVFWLASIFLLSWPLRVVSEYRTAYVHYHVEKLFGEGEDANDNTPEDGGFRPGGESGGPNYRMISRVNTVDMTELEWHIRCNQQMVPSYSEALLMDPDPNANPALPTRGSSLARLGPHSGGYFLQNCPRCRRSPSSTSLPSRVRGSVSIATAGRPGGRGATRLAPSRSGFSLGRLQTSRHACLFHSRSLGGLGARGEDGGGGFLGFGARRDEESQGVLGRGGYGDEEEEEEERASEQDVERETDTNRQGDRPPDYRDALFFPLLIVHGEESCHGEGAL